From the genome of Vibrio porteresiae DSM 19223, one region includes:
- a CDS encoding 3'-5' exonuclease, with translation MNHNRVVCFDLEMCCWNENGVGTTGEIIEVGLAEIDLGKGEIVKRAQYYVKPEQDEISMFCVELTGITPRKIEKQGRPLADVIQSMIKNFGGSKKIYASWGRDDLILAKECRAKGIDMPFKEFINLATLYRIQHRLKEKRIGHRAAQEHVGIEWEGRQHSAYVDAHNLAKLALKIL, from the coding sequence ATGAACCATAACCGTGTTGTATGCTTCGATTTGGAAATGTGCTGTTGGAATGAAAACGGAGTGGGTACCACGGGAGAGATCATTGAAGTAGGTTTGGCCGAGATCGATTTAGGCAAAGGCGAAATCGTGAAACGTGCGCAGTATTACGTGAAACCTGAACAGGATGAAATCTCGATGTTTTGCGTTGAACTGACCGGAATTACCCCGCGAAAAATTGAAAAACAAGGTCGACCACTGGCGGATGTCATTCAATCCATGATTAAAAATTTTGGTGGCTCAAAAAAGATTTATGCAAGTTGGGGTCGCGATGATCTGATTTTGGCCAAAGAGTGCCGCGCTAAAGGCATTGATATGCCATTTAAAGAGTTTATCAATTTGGCAACTTTGTATCGCATTCAACATCGTTTGAAAGAAAAGCGGATTGGCCATCGCGCAGCTCAAGAACACGTCGGTATTGAGTGGGAGGGACGTCAGCACAGTGCTTATGTCGATGCCCACAACCTCGCTAAGCTCGCGCTGAAAATATTGTAA
- a CDS encoding DUF2760 domain-containing protein has translation MTFDLNTIPATFDMLHAGLAASTVAMFIFALTRKGKVVEKVIEKPVEKIVEVEKPIEKIVEVEKVVEVEKVVEKVVEVESKLATAPTDSALQLLALFQQDARLIDFLQEDVNQFSDEEVGAAARVIHAGGKKVLNDYFTLSPIRSEDEESRITIEAGFDPQAIRLTGNVTGQAPFNGVLIHKGWKADSVTLPKLAEQYDASIVAPAEVEL, from the coding sequence ATGACCTTCGATTTAAATACCATCCCAGCTACCTTTGACATGCTCCACGCAGGGCTTGCAGCCTCTACTGTGGCTATGTTTATCTTCGCTTTGACCCGTAAAGGCAAAGTGGTCGAGAAAGTCATCGAAAAGCCAGTGGAAAAGATTGTTGAAGTTGAAAAGCCAATCGAAAAAATCGTTGAAGTAGAAAAAGTCGTTGAAGTTGAGAAAGTGGTAGAAAAAGTGGTTGAGGTTGAATCTAAACTCGCTACTGCACCTACCGATTCAGCACTGCAATTGCTTGCGCTGTTCCAACAAGATGCAAGACTTATCGACTTTCTGCAAGAAGACGTGAATCAATTTAGCGATGAAGAAGTGGGCGCTGCTGCTCGCGTTATTCACGCTGGTGGTAAAAAAGTCCTTAACGATTACTTTACCCTAAGCCCAATTCGCAGCGAAGACGAAGAGTCACGTATCACGATTGAAGCCGGCTTTGATCCACAAGCGATTCGTCTAACGGGTAATGTTACCGGTCAAGCGCCATTTAATGGTGTACTGATCCATAAAGGTTGGAAAGCCGATTCAGTCACCCTGCCTAAACTGGCTGAACAGTACGATGCGTCTATCGTGGCTCCAGCAGAGGTAGAGCTGTAA
- a CDS encoding Hsp70 family protein produces MDQQAKFSVGIDLGTTHCVLSYLDLEQEAATVEVMSIAQMSAPGTVESYTQLGSFLYQPHEHEMSPSSRRLPWTDQPTALVGAIARNLGAKTPIRLVSSAKSWLCHGGVNRRQAFLPAGSPEDVEKVSPIRATELYLDHLQQAWNHQHPEAPLAEQDVTITVPASFDPAARDLTAEAAYNIGLTNITLLEEPQAALYHWIDHTHDAWREQVNVGDVVLVIDIGGGTTDLSLVEVTEEEGNLVLNRIAVGEHILLGGDNMDLALAYRLKMKLAQEGKELQPWQIQAMSHACRDAKETLLSARDVQSVPIVVPSRGSKLLGATLKTELTRQEVEQTLVDGFFPQIAVTDHPMQKPRGALTQMGLPYAQDAGITRHIAAFLTKQANAQGQQAQESMPFNIPGMPVAPAEFIKPNKILLNGGVLKSELLSERLLNTINQWLTSAQAAPAILLEGSDLDLSVACGAAYYGAVRKGEGVRIRGGIANAYYVGIESAMPAIPGMPVPMEALCVAPFGMEEGTECNVPSQQFGLVIGQPVHFQFYGSTVRRDDLAGTHLDYWTPQELEELPEIQVTLPVSEGRREGEVVPVTLQSRVTELGTLQLHAIAADNGQRWHVEFDVRDHHSELDESATISE; encoded by the coding sequence ATGGATCAACAAGCAAAATTCAGTGTCGGTATCGACCTTGGTACCACACATTGTGTCCTTTCCTATCTCGATCTTGAGCAAGAAGCAGCGACCGTTGAGGTCATGAGCATTGCTCAGATGAGTGCACCTGGCACAGTGGAAAGCTACACCCAATTGGGTTCGTTTTTATACCAACCCCATGAACATGAGATGTCGCCAAGTTCGCGTCGCCTGCCTTGGACCGATCAACCCACCGCTCTTGTCGGTGCGATTGCACGTAACTTAGGTGCCAAAACCCCCATTCGTTTGGTATCGAGCGCCAAATCTTGGTTATGCCACGGTGGTGTCAATCGTCGCCAAGCCTTTTTGCCTGCAGGCAGTCCGGAAGATGTCGAAAAAGTATCGCCAATTCGCGCTACTGAACTTTATTTAGATCATCTGCAACAAGCATGGAATCATCAACACCCAGAAGCGCCTTTAGCTGAGCAAGATGTCACAATTACCGTTCCTGCTTCATTTGATCCCGCAGCGCGCGATCTCACTGCTGAAGCGGCTTACAATATTGGCTTAACCAATATTACTTTGCTTGAAGAACCTCAAGCAGCGCTTTATCACTGGATCGATCACACCCACGATGCGTGGCGTGAACAGGTGAATGTCGGTGATGTGGTATTGGTGATCGATATTGGTGGTGGTACAACCGACTTATCTTTAGTTGAAGTGACTGAAGAAGAAGGTAACTTAGTACTCAACCGTATCGCCGTCGGTGAACATATCCTGCTCGGCGGTGACAACATGGATCTTGCCCTTGCCTACCGCCTAAAAATGAAGCTGGCGCAAGAAGGTAAAGAGCTGCAACCATGGCAAATTCAAGCCATGTCTCATGCTTGTCGTGATGCAAAAGAGACTCTACTCAGTGCTCGCGATGTGCAATCCGTGCCTATCGTAGTACCAAGTCGTGGTTCAAAACTGCTTGGCGCAACGCTAAAAACAGAGCTGACTCGCCAAGAAGTGGAACAGACTTTAGTTGACGGTTTCTTCCCACAGATTGCTGTGACCGATCATCCGATGCAGAAACCACGTGGTGCGTTAACCCAAATGGGTCTTCCGTACGCTCAAGACGCAGGTATTACCCGTCACATTGCTGCGTTTTTAACCAAACAAGCTAACGCTCAAGGTCAGCAAGCACAAGAGAGCATGCCGTTTAATATTCCGGGTATGCCAGTCGCTCCTGCTGAATTTATTAAGCCAAACAAAATCTTGCTTAATGGCGGTGTACTGAAATCTGAACTGCTGTCTGAACGTTTGCTTAATACCATCAACCAGTGGCTGACCTCAGCGCAAGCAGCACCTGCAATTTTGCTTGAAGGATCAGACCTTGATCTTTCCGTTGCGTGTGGCGCCGCCTACTACGGCGCAGTGCGTAAAGGTGAAGGGGTTCGTATCCGTGGTGGTATTGCGAATGCGTATTACGTTGGAATTGAAAGTGCGATGCCTGCCATTCCGGGTATGCCAGTACCGATGGAAGCGTTATGTGTTGCCCCATTTGGTATGGAAGAAGGCACCGAATGCAACGTTCCAAGTCAGCAATTTGGTTTGGTCATTGGTCAACCGGTACACTTCCAGTTCTACGGTTCAACCGTTCGCCGCGATGACCTAGCCGGTACGCATCTCGATTACTGGACACCACAAGAGCTTGAAGAGTTACCTGAAATTCAAGTCACTCTTCCAGTCAGTGAAGGTCGCCGTGAAGGTGAAGTGGTTCCAGTGACATTGCAATCACGTGTTACCGAACTAGGCACATTACAGCTGCATGCCATCGCAGCAGACAACGGCCAACGTTGGCATGTTGAATTTGATGTACGTGACCATCACTCAGAACTCGATGAGTCCGCGACGATCAGCGAATAA
- a CDS encoding Hsp70 family protein, with protein sequence MPKPRYLVGIDLGTTNTVVAFCELSEPLDQQPIELFAIDQLKGPGEVVRKPLLPSFRYHPAQAQFSAADMTLPWENHLVAGDIPNAIIGEWARELGARSEGRQVSSAKSWLSHTGVDRTQEILPWAGAQDVDKVSPIIASASYLNHIRQSWNHRHPSHPLEEQDVVVTVPASFDESARKYTLEAAALAGLSNIALLEEPQAVCYDWYARHKESAAHELADIPLILVCDIGGGTTDLSLISATSKDQQLALNRIGVGDHLMLGGDNLDLALAHLAESRFKGSNSLNATALTKLIQQTRQAKEQLLSSQAPEEVKITLLGSGSKLLGGTRSVAITKQEVHQIALEGFFPLSRLTDIPDQRRSAVVEFGLPYVADPAVSKHVAQFLFQHQAIARQAAGQQGDAPCVPVGLLLNGGAFNSDLITQRVCQLLENWRGAPITLLDNPHPDWSVALGAVAYGKARRGAQLKIGGGSPRSYFLHLPEKNKRSKALCLLAKGTEEGQEIRLSSRRFSLTLGEPVRFMLLTSPYDEIAPGTTIRNGQLSEIEAEKFAALPPYVTTLSGNDNVELAANQKQRVEVMLASQLTEVGTLKLECVNCNDESQRWTLEFDVRAQTQSADNNQETTTVAKSLSDSLELISKAYSGNKNSAESDTIKTLTKSLEKKLGKREQWDFATLRQLYDGFALGKKRRRRSVQHEQTWLRLAGYALRPGFGAPTDAWRMEQLWPIYQQGIQFSSHATWSDWWTFWRRVSGGLDQDQQETILADIAKYLHPGSARATKNQQESQDRGYEAMVRLAASLEHLHAEDKVLLATWFLKKATSQTDFVPAHWWALGRLASRVPFYGSAHNVIAREQIQQWLPKLLEQDWNEQPMAGFATMMMSRKTGDRTRDISDDLRVLVADKLRSSKVPDSWLELVQEVKQLSESESQRAFGDALPSGLVLLN encoded by the coding sequence ATGCCAAAACCCCGTTATCTTGTCGGCATTGACTTAGGAACCACGAACACTGTTGTCGCTTTCTGCGAACTTTCTGAACCTCTCGACCAACAGCCAATCGAACTGTTTGCTATTGACCAATTAAAAGGTCCCGGCGAAGTGGTACGTAAACCATTGCTGCCCTCTTTTCGCTATCATCCGGCGCAAGCTCAGTTTTCTGCTGCAGATATGACACTTCCTTGGGAAAATCATCTGGTGGCAGGCGATATTCCCAACGCCATTATTGGCGAATGGGCGCGAGAATTAGGGGCACGTAGCGAAGGACGCCAAGTCTCCAGTGCGAAAAGCTGGTTATCTCACACTGGTGTTGACCGCACTCAAGAGATCCTCCCTTGGGCTGGCGCGCAAGACGTCGACAAAGTGTCGCCAATTATTGCCAGCGCCAGTTATCTTAATCACATTCGTCAATCATGGAATCATCGCCATCCAAGTCACCCACTGGAAGAGCAGGATGTCGTGGTCACAGTCCCTGCGTCATTTGATGAATCGGCGCGTAAATACACCTTAGAAGCAGCAGCACTAGCTGGTCTTAGCAACATCGCGCTATTAGAAGAGCCACAAGCGGTCTGTTACGATTGGTATGCACGTCATAAAGAAAGCGCTGCCCATGAGCTGGCGGATATTCCGCTTATTTTGGTCTGTGATATTGGTGGTGGGACTACCGATTTAAGTTTGATTAGTGCGACAAGTAAAGACCAACAATTAGCGCTCAATCGTATCGGTGTCGGCGATCACTTGATGCTTGGCGGAGACAACCTAGATCTCGCATTAGCTCATTTGGCAGAAAGCCGGTTTAAAGGCAGCAATTCGCTCAATGCCACGGCGCTCACCAAACTGATTCAACAAACACGCCAAGCTAAAGAGCAGCTGCTTTCCAGCCAAGCGCCCGAAGAGGTCAAAATTACCTTACTCGGCAGTGGCTCGAAACTGTTAGGCGGCACGCGCAGCGTCGCCATCACCAAGCAAGAAGTACATCAAATTGCCTTGGAAGGATTCTTCCCTCTTAGCCGTTTAACTGATATTCCCGATCAACGTCGCAGCGCCGTTGTCGAATTCGGTTTGCCATACGTTGCCGATCCGGCTGTCAGTAAACATGTCGCGCAATTTTTGTTTCAACACCAAGCCATTGCCCGTCAAGCGGCCGGTCAACAAGGTGACGCGCCTTGCGTTCCGGTAGGCTTACTGCTCAATGGTGGTGCGTTTAATAGTGACCTTATCACCCAGCGGGTCTGCCAATTATTGGAAAATTGGCGCGGTGCACCGATTACCTTGCTCGATAACCCACATCCCGATTGGTCTGTCGCTTTAGGCGCTGTCGCTTATGGCAAAGCTCGCCGGGGCGCACAACTGAAAATTGGTGGTGGTTCACCTCGTTCCTATTTCTTGCATTTACCAGAGAAAAATAAGCGCTCTAAAGCGCTTTGTCTGCTCGCCAAAGGGACAGAAGAGGGTCAAGAGATTCGCCTCAGTAGTCGGCGCTTTTCACTGACATTAGGTGAGCCGGTACGTTTTATGCTGCTGACCTCCCCTTACGATGAAATCGCCCCAGGGACGACCATTCGTAATGGTCAGTTAAGTGAAATTGAAGCTGAGAAATTTGCAGCGCTGCCACCTTATGTCACCACCTTATCTGGAAATGACAATGTGGAACTGGCGGCCAACCAAAAGCAACGTGTCGAAGTGATGTTGGCAAGTCAACTGACTGAAGTCGGCACACTGAAACTCGAATGCGTCAATTGCAACGATGAAAGCCAGCGCTGGACATTAGAGTTTGACGTGCGCGCGCAAACACAAAGCGCCGACAATAACCAAGAGACAACCACGGTCGCAAAATCGCTCTCTGATTCTCTGGAGCTCATCAGTAAAGCCTACAGTGGTAATAAAAACAGCGCTGAATCGGATACGATCAAAACGCTGACTAAATCCCTAGAGAAAAAGCTCGGCAAACGCGAACAGTGGGATTTTGCGACCTTAAGACAGCTTTATGATGGGTTCGCATTGGGTAAAAAACGCCGTCGCCGCTCGGTTCAGCACGAACAGACTTGGTTGCGTTTAGCGGGCTACGCTTTGCGTCCCGGCTTTGGTGCGCCAACCGATGCATGGCGAATGGAACAGCTCTGGCCGATTTATCAGCAAGGGATTCAATTCTCTAGTCATGCCACTTGGAGTGATTGGTGGACTTTTTGGCGCCGAGTCAGTGGTGGTTTAGATCAGGATCAGCAAGAGACGATTTTGGCAGATATCGCCAAATATTTGCATCCGGGTTCAGCACGAGCGACCAAAAACCAACAAGAATCACAAGATCGTGGCTATGAGGCCATGGTGCGTTTAGCTGCCTCATTAGAGCACCTTCATGCCGAAGATAAGGTACTGCTAGCAACGTGGTTTTTGAAAAAAGCCACCAGCCAAACCGACTTTGTTCCAGCACACTGGTGGGCTTTAGGCCGTTTGGCCTCACGCGTTCCTTTTTACGGCAGCGCTCATAATGTGATTGCACGAGAACAGATTCAGCAATGGCTGCCTAAGCTACTGGAACAGGATTGGAATGAACAGCCGATGGCAGGTTTTGCCACTATGATGATGAGCCGTAAAACCGGTGACCGTACTCGTGATATTAGTGACGATTTACGTGTGTTGGTCGCAGATAAGCTGCGTAGCAGCAAAGTGCCTGACTCGTGGTTAGAGTTGGTACAGGAAGTAAAACAGCTTTCAGAAAGCGAATCACAACGCGCCTTTGGTGATGCTCTACCAAGTGGACTGGTGTTACTGAATTAG
- a CDS encoding GGDEF domain-containing protein, giving the protein MNAADIDILRLATIINNLICCFIAFMFLFMARNQLTLNKKRAANWFMLYSLFFGAGYAVSLARGWFDIRVIVLVNNFIYQSITYLMLFGVMQWYQRRLTCCVQVFAALHILGYTALMYWLVQYVPDSFSLRANIAAFSLSFGFLFATYIAIQYRTRGKIGDALLISGLFFSAVVSFVPAISYDLSQRMIFYISGIVVAQNVATFVQLGAILSLLFFDEIEWHYQRAIRDKLTGLYNRRFFEDKSSLLFERERGPYFIAIIDIDHFKPVNDVYGHLQGDRVLEGLAELLTTHFEQDLVARFGGEEFAILFCRQRREKVFDKLSHFRKSVAEHDFVLNEISIQITVSIGVSELEGAHDMTKCFGLADEALYQAKAEGRNQLVTVS; this is encoded by the coding sequence ATGAACGCCGCTGATATCGATATCTTACGATTAGCCACGATTATCAATAACCTCATCTGTTGCTTTATTGCTTTTATGTTTCTTTTTATGGCAAGAAATCAACTGACCCTAAACAAAAAACGCGCAGCAAATTGGTTTATGCTTTATAGCCTCTTTTTTGGTGCTGGTTACGCGGTAAGCTTAGCGCGTGGATGGTTTGACATTCGTGTGATTGTGTTGGTAAACAACTTTATCTATCAATCGATCACGTATCTGATGCTCTTTGGTGTAATGCAGTGGTATCAACGTCGTTTAACTTGTTGCGTGCAGGTGTTTGCTGCACTTCATATTTTAGGTTACACCGCGTTAATGTATTGGCTCGTCCAGTATGTTCCTGACTCGTTTTCACTGAGAGCCAATATTGCGGCCTTCAGTTTGTCGTTCGGTTTTCTCTTTGCCACCTATATTGCGATTCAATATCGTACTCGAGGAAAAATTGGCGATGCATTGCTGATTTCGGGGTTGTTTTTTTCAGCGGTAGTGAGTTTTGTTCCAGCGATATCCTATGACCTTTCGCAGCGGATGATCTTCTATATCAGTGGCATAGTCGTCGCGCAAAACGTTGCTACCTTTGTACAACTTGGCGCCATTTTATCGCTGCTGTTTTTTGATGAAATCGAATGGCACTATCAGCGAGCGATTCGCGATAAGTTAACGGGTTTATACAACCGCCGTTTTTTTGAAGATAAATCATCACTGTTGTTTGAGCGTGAGCGCGGCCCATACTTTATCGCGATAATCGATATTGACCATTTTAAACCGGTGAATGATGTCTATGGGCATCTGCAAGGGGACCGAGTGTTAGAAGGTCTTGCCGAGCTTCTTACCACCCATTTCGAACAGGATCTTGTTGCGCGTTTTGGCGGTGAAGAGTTCGCGATTTTATTTTGTAGGCAACGCCGGGAAAAGGTGTTCGACAAGCTCTCCCATTTTCGCAAATCCGTGGCAGAACATGACTTTGTGTTAAACGAGATTAGTATCCAGATCACGGTCAGTATTGGCGTTTCCGAACTGGAAGGCGCACATGACATGACCAAATGTTTTGGTTTGGCCGATGAAGCGCTTTATCAAGCCAAAGCGGAAGGGCGTAACCAATTAGTGACGGTCAGTTAA
- a CDS encoding MSHA operon transcriptional regulator: MSPDKFTNVYRLPGSIQVRIAKWQATFRGTSDLVLHTALTERNKQYSKSDFLPKGWCLVPFENDDISITHHGRYIQTTILTMEDRKVAYKRIYLSRLPLEQAEPALLAFKQEWMGKYNRVVKRYNQIKKKEFLDLAREELETLYPSIPKGEFDKAVWNRLVLSELGPAKKYSNPYFVKKADV; the protein is encoded by the coding sequence ATGAGTCCAGATAAATTTACCAACGTCTATCGCTTACCAGGCTCCATTCAAGTGCGTATTGCTAAATGGCAAGCGACCTTCCGTGGAACCTCTGATTTAGTGCTGCATACCGCACTCACAGAGCGAAATAAACAATATAGTAAGAGCGACTTTTTGCCAAAAGGATGGTGTTTAGTCCCCTTCGAAAATGACGATATTTCTATTACCCATCATGGTCGTTATATTCAAACCACCATATTAACGATGGAAGATAGAAAGGTCGCATACAAACGAATATATTTATCTCGTCTGCCATTAGAACAAGCAGAACCCGCTTTATTAGCCTTTAAACAAGAGTGGATGGGAAAATATAACCGCGTCGTCAAACGCTATAACCAAATTAAGAAAAAAGAGTTTCTTGATTTAGCTCGAGAAGAACTAGAAACCCTTTATCCTTCTATTCCGAAGGGGGAATTTGATAAAGCGGTATGGAATCGACTGGTATTAAGCGAATTAGGCCCAGCAAAGAAATACAGCAACCCTTATTTTGTGAAAAAAGCGGACGTGTAA
- a CDS encoding diguanylate cyclase has translation MINSITRKLTLLLASTVLLVGFIIFSLFELWQEQQTTLNELNKITEIQHSVDGLRSQLWVFLQYGDDKSLEQVYLAQKKLAVLLEKTTEVEFKVDNLMKMNGSLAALLVQERALTQQNDVLIQPAGRRFVGTSELLHSRYNMLVQNMTEELSYIQRLVLDESSANQRFSIISALVQQVVFALVVGVIAFIILQRQKRGFNLMKQGISDLARGDLDSRLSHHNLDSEFVILAKFFNQMKVSLQDTTYSKEELQSEVERQTYKLEKQKERLRFLSEKDALSGLLNRRALKEHLNQAITQARRTHLNLAVLFIDLDKFKQINDSFGHDAGDRVIIAISDRLRANLRESDFCGRFGGDEFIVCLDLLTNFNGVKEKAMQLIEKLSEPILVDEDCEVSVGASIGIALYPLQGLDAVTLIRVADKAMYQAKMKMEGNCCCALMDELEEEVKLG, from the coding sequence ATGATCAACTCCATCACGCGAAAACTGACTCTGCTGTTGGCATCTACGGTGCTGTTGGTCGGTTTTATCATTTTTTCACTTTTTGAGCTTTGGCAAGAACAGCAAACAACGTTAAACGAACTCAATAAAATTACTGAAATTCAACACAGTGTTGATGGCTTACGCAGTCAATTGTGGGTTTTCTTGCAATACGGTGATGATAAGAGCTTAGAGCAAGTTTATCTTGCCCAGAAAAAGCTCGCCGTATTACTAGAAAAAACCACGGAAGTGGAATTTAAAGTCGATAACTTAATGAAAATGAACGGTAGCCTTGCCGCTCTATTGGTTCAAGAACGCGCATTAACCCAACAAAATGATGTATTGATCCAACCCGCTGGACGCCGCTTTGTGGGAACCAGTGAACTGCTCCACTCGCGCTACAACATGCTGGTACAGAACATGACTGAAGAGCTCTCCTATATTCAGCGTTTGGTACTGGATGAAAGTTCAGCAAATCAACGTTTTTCAATTATTAGTGCTTTAGTGCAACAAGTGGTGTTTGCTCTGGTGGTGGGTGTAATAGCCTTTATTATTCTGCAACGGCAGAAACGCGGCTTTAATTTAATGAAACAGGGCATATCGGATTTGGCGCGTGGTGATTTGGATAGCCGTTTATCTCACCATAATCTCGACAGCGAATTCGTGATTTTGGCTAAGTTCTTTAACCAGATGAAGGTCTCTTTGCAAGATACCACTTACAGTAAAGAAGAGTTGCAAAGTGAAGTTGAACGCCAAACTTACAAATTGGAAAAACAGAAAGAGCGTTTACGTTTCTTGTCGGAAAAAGATGCATTGAGTGGTTTGCTTAACCGTCGTGCGCTTAAAGAGCATCTTAACCAAGCGATAACTCAAGCTCGGCGCACCCATCTCAATTTGGCGGTGCTGTTTATCGACCTAGATAAGTTCAAGCAGATCAACGACAGTTTTGGTCATGATGCAGGGGACAGAGTCATTATTGCGATTTCAGATCGCCTACGCGCCAATTTGCGCGAGTCAGATTTTTGTGGTCGATTTGGGGGTGATGAGTTTATCGTCTGCTTGGATCTCCTAACCAATTTCAATGGGGTAAAAGAGAAGGCGATGCAGCTGATTGAAAAGTTAAGCGAACCGATTTTGGTCGATGAAGATTGTGAAGTATCGGTTGGCGCGAGTATTGGTATCGCTCTATATCCACTTCAAGGTCTGGATGCTGTCACATTGATTCGAGTTGCTGATAAGGCGATGTATCAGGCAAAGATGAAAATGGAAGGTAACTGCTGCTGCGCATTAATGGATGAATTGGAGGAGGAGGTCAAATTAGGATGA
- a CDS encoding ABC transporter substrate-binding protein gives MKEDKPASPTSDNVTTQNSTIRIGVSQTPLSTPLIVAKNLGLFKLQGLNVTLVPCNGGVVCSNDMFDGRVDYSTASESVAMFNSFSRDDFVLLSSFVSSDNDMKLLTLASGGIKDIADLKGKKVGVVQASSSEFYLDSVLIASGLSPSDVERVYYAPDKMDQALFSYKVDAISVWEPWGYRTQMGASSDVVNLGIMGIYDLSFNLMTMRSYATEHEEQQYKLLEALHSAIVWINQNPDKARQIVSTDLGIRQHQLEWSWHDYAFRLSLGNALLANLELQARWALDNQLVKGNMPDYRSFFDSDALIRVLQTEVSPK, from the coding sequence ATGAAGGAAGATAAACCAGCCTCACCAACCAGTGACAATGTCACAACGCAAAACAGCACGATCAGGATAGGTGTGTCTCAGACACCTCTGTCTACCCCTTTGATCGTCGCTAAGAATCTTGGACTTTTCAAATTGCAAGGTCTTAACGTTACGTTAGTGCCCTGTAACGGCGGGGTTGTTTGTAGCAATGACATGTTTGATGGACGTGTCGATTACTCTACCGCTTCAGAATCGGTCGCCATGTTTAATAGCTTTTCTCGCGATGACTTCGTTTTGCTATCGAGCTTCGTCTCTTCAGACAATGATATGAAATTACTGACCTTAGCCAGCGGTGGAATAAAAGATATTGCTGACTTAAAGGGCAAGAAGGTGGGCGTAGTTCAAGCCAGTTCTAGCGAATTCTATTTGGATTCGGTGTTAATTGCGTCGGGGTTATCCCCATCGGATGTTGAACGAGTCTATTACGCGCCAGATAAAATGGATCAGGCGTTATTCAGTTATAAAGTGGATGCCATTTCTGTTTGGGAACCATGGGGTTACCGGACTCAAATGGGAGCGAGTAGTGATGTGGTCAATTTGGGCATTATGGGAATCTATGATCTGTCATTTAATCTCATGACGATGAGGAGCTACGCGACAGAGCACGAAGAACAACAATACAAACTATTAGAAGCGTTGCACAGCGCGATTGTGTGGATCAATCAAAATCCAGACAAAGCGCGGCAGATAGTCTCAACAGATCTAGGAATTAGACAGCATCAGTTAGAGTGGTCTTGGCATGATTATGCGTTTCGACTTTCATTGGGAAATGCGCTGCTAGCCAATCTAGAACTGCAAGCTCGTTGGGCTTTAGATAACCAGTTGGTGAAGGGAAATATGCCAGATTACCGTTCTTTCTTTGATTCGGATGCTTTGATACGGGTGCTTCAAACAGAGGTATCGCCAAAATGA